Within the Plesiomonas shigelloides genome, the region GAACATAGTATTCAGAAACCAGCTGACCAATATTGATCAGATCGTCTTGCTGGGCCGGTTGACCGGCCCGCGGATGAATTGCCATACGGCGTTACTCCCTAACGCTCAGATGGTGCCGCAAACTTTATCCGTCAGTTCCGCGGGGAACTGCATCGCCGTCATGATCTGCTCGACCATGGCGCGTTTACGACCCGAGTTGGTGTTGGTAATGACCCAATAAGGGGTACCCGGAATAGCTTTTGGCTTGGTGTGGGTGCCGTGCAGCAACAAGGTTGCCTCATCTTCGGCAAAATAAACCCGGGTACGACCGCGCAGCTCTTCTGTAGCGGCAGTAAATCCGCTTGGATCCAGCGAATACAAAGAAGAGAGGATCTGCATGAAACGACCGATCGCTTTAGTCTGGGCGGCATATTCATCTGACAACAGCAGCTCGCGCACGGCCCGTACACGATCGACTGAACACTCTTTTCCAGCATCACGGCTGACCACGATCCCGGCAGGACGTGGCTCGCTGCTCGGGGATAAATTCAGCATGCGACGCAAAATGTCGGAGGCACTTTCTCCGATATGCTGTGTATGACCCGCAATAATACGGTACAGCTCTTCGTCTACTTCAATGATTTTCATGTCGATCCAATGTCGTTCTCTTGCATGAATAACTCGGCGATTATACCTTCTCAGGCCATGATTCTCTATACACCAACTTGGTTTAGCTCATGATCAACTACAAACAACAGGGAGAAGGTCCGGTACTGGTGCTGATCCACGGTCTGTTCGGCACGCTGGATAACCTCGGCTTACTGGCTCGCGATCTGGTTAATGACTACCGGATCATTCAGGTCGATCTGCGTAATCACGGCCAGAGTTTTCATAACACAGAGATGAATTATGAGGCCATGGCCGCGGATGTGCTGCAACTGCTGGATCAGTTGCAGATCCCGCAAGCGAGCTTCATCGGTCACTCGATGGGGGGCAAAGTCGCCATGAAGATTGCCCAGCTCGCACCAACGCGCGTTGAACAATTGGTGGTGCTGGATATGTCACCGGTAGATTACCAAACTCGCCGCCACGATCAGGTGTTCAGCGCCCTGCATGCCGTCGACCAAGCGCGTCCAACGCGCCGTGCACAAGCTGCCGAACTGATGCGCCACCATCTCAAAGAAGAAGGCGTGATCCAGTTTTTGCTTAAATCTTTTGCGCCCAGCGATGAGAGCAGCTGGCGCTTTGCCGTGCGTGAGCTAGAAAACAACTATCCGCAGATTGTCGGCTGGAATGAAGGTACGCCGTTTAATAAACCGGTGCTGTTCATCAAAGGCGAACACTCCCCCTACATTCAAGACAAATTCCGCCCCGATATTTTGCGCCAGTTTCCACAAGCGAAAGCCCATGTGATTCAGGGAACCGGACATTGGCTGCACGCGGAAAAACCAGACGCGGTATTACGCGCAATCCGGCGCTTTCTCAATGCGGATTCCCGTTAACAGGGAACAAGGGCTATGGTATAGTTCCGGCTTAAACTGACGGGCTAAATGGAATTGCCACATGCTTTATAAGCACATGGAAACTATTGAGGCGATTGGCCTTGATTTATTCTTTATTGTCCTCTTCTTTTTTATAGGGATGGCAATTCAGGACGTGCTAAAACGTGGCAATGTTCCCCCGTTTGGCCGCCGCATTGTCTGGCTGGTTTTGTTTCTTGGATGTGCAGGCTTCGTTGCCAAAGGTCTGATCCAGCTCTACTGGGAAGGCGCTGGTATCGGTTGATTCTTAGCAAGAGCAGCACTTGTAGTTCAAATGGCAAAAGAAAATACAGACCGTACCACTCTTGATTTGTTTGCTGACGAACGTCGTCCCGGTCGTCCAAAAACAAACCCGCTTCCCCGGCATGAACAGTTACGGATTAATAAGCGTAATCAGCTCAAGCGCGATAAATCCAAAGGATTACGCCGAATTGAACTGAAAGTCGATAGCCGGGTGGTGGAAGCATTAAACGTGCTGGCTCACGAGCAACAAATGAGCCGCAGTGAACTGATCGAACAAATTTTGCTGGAAAAGTTGGGCTTGGATGCGGAAGAATTCGCGCTAAACCTGACTGACAGCCCGAAATGAACGCTAAGGTATAAGAGAATGGCAAGTGTAGGAATTTTCTTTGGCAGCGATACCGGCAATACCGAAAACATTGCCAAGATGATCCAAAAACAGCTGGGCAAACACCTGGTGGACGTACGTGACATCGCCAAAAGCAGCAAAGAAGACATCGACAACTTCGATCTGCTGCTGCTGGGTATCCCAACTTGGTACTACGGTGAAGCGCAGTGTGATTGGGATGATTTCTTCCCTACTCTGGAAGAAATTGATTTCAACAACAAGCTGGTTGCCATTTTCGGCTGCGGCGATCAAGAAGACTATGCTGAGTACTTCTGTGACGCAATGGGCTCTCTGCGTGACATCGTAGAAGCGCGTGGTGGCGTGATCGTCGGTCACTGGCCAACTGCCGGTTACCACTTTGAAGCGTCTAAGGCACTGGTCGATGACCAGAACTTCGTCGGTCTGTGCATCGATGAAGACCGCCAGCCAGAGCTGACTGCCGAGCGTGTCGAGAAGTGGGTGAAGCAAGTATACGAAGAGATGTGTCTGGCCGAGCTGGATAACTAAATCTAGATAGCGAATGTCTCGCTAACGTCAATCTTGCTGCCCGGCCTCATCATGGGGCAACAGGCATCCGCAATAAAGCCGGCATTTAGCCGGCTTTATTCTTTTCATGCGGCTTATCACCCGTTGCGAAATGCGGCCGATGCGCATCTAACGGCGCGACCACCTCTTCGGTTTTGCACTTACGCCGCACGTACAGGGTGCGGTTCACCCGTGCAACTATCTCGCCCTGCGCATCTTTAATCGCCACCGTAAACTGCGGCAAACATTTCTCACCATTGGCGGTAGCCGCCAAAATCTCTTCATAACGGCCTTCACTGATTTCGAAACTGGCGGTGAGCTTACCCCAGCCAGGGCGGATGAAATCAATGTCTGCCGCTTTATCCCAGACCATGTAATCTGGCCCTAAGCGCCCAATGAGCATCAAGGCATAAATCGGATCGGTCATGGCAAACAGGCTGCCGCCAAACTGACTGCGATTGATGTTTTTATTCCACCAGCGAAACGCCAAGGTCACTTCGCAACAGCGAAAATCACGGTCTAGACGACGAATACGAATACCGGCCCCGAAAAAGGGTGGCCAGAGATTCAACGCCCAACGGAAGATCCACGCACGAAACAAAAAGGCTGGCATGCGGTTTATCCTGTTATCCTTGTCGACAGAGCAAAAACTCTACCAAACAATAACATTTGCGCAACCATTTTGTTTTTATCTGGGATTTACGGTTTTAACTTGGTTACGCACCTCTTATAATGCTAGTCACTCTCATTTCTACTCCGGTCGCCATGTCCGATGTAGATAACCGTCCGGCATAGAGATATCGATAGATAGACATACCCTCTGCCCAGACCAAAAAAATCAGGAACGCTGGATATATGACAGATAATAATACTGCGCTAAAAAAAGCCGGTCTGAAGGTCACGTTACCGCGGCTGAAAATCCTTGAACTGCTCCAGACTGGGGATTGTCAGCATATCAGTGCGGAAGATCTGTATAAAAAGCTGATCGATATGGGTGAAGAGATCGGTCTGGCTACGGTATACCGTGTACTGAACCAGTTTGATGATGCCGGCATCGTCAGCCGCCACAACTTTGAAGGCGGCAAATCAGTCTTCGAACTGACCCAGCAACATCACCATGATCACCTGATCTGCCTTGATTGCGGCAAAGTGATTGAATTTAGTGATGACTTTATCGAGCAGCGGCAAAAAGAGATTGCCCAGCGTTATGGGATCCGTCTGACCAACCACAGTCTGTACCTGTACGGTCACTGCGCCGATGGCGACTGCCGTCAGAACGAAAGCCTGCACGATCCGAAAAACTGATTCGGCGAGCTTATCCTCGGTCAGTCGCTAACTGGATCGCTCTGGTTATCTGGTTATCTGGTTATCTGGTTAATAGTACTGACATAGGCATGACATCACCGCGTCACTCATGATGTTAAAAGACAAGTCACATAAAAAAAGCGCAGTCTAGACTGCGCTTTTTTATTCGCCATCATTGAGCATATTAACCGGCCAAGAGATCAAGACCGGTTAACCCATACTCGCCTTACCGGCTTAGCTTGCGTGATTTAGCCTGCTTGATAAGTATCACGCAGACCCACAGTACGGTTAAAGACCAGATGCTCCGCCGATGAGTCTTTGCTATCTACGCAGAAGTAACCTTCACGCTCGAACTGATAGGCTTTTTCTGCTGGGGCTTGCGCCAAGCTTGGCTCAACCACACCACGGCGGATCACTAAGCTCTCTGGGTTGATGGTCGACAGGAAATCATCTGCCGCTGCCGGGTTAGCCACGCTGAACAGACGGTCGTAGACACGAATTTCAGCTGGCACACCTTTATCCGCAGACACCCAGTGGATCACGCCCTTCACTTTACGGCCATCGGCTGGATCTTTACCCAGTGTATCGGCATCGTAAGTACAGAAGACGGTCTGGATGTTGCCTTCGGCATCTTTCTCAACGCGTTCTGCTTTGATCACGTACGCATTACGCAGACGCACTTCTTTGCCCAGCACCAGACGCTTGTACTGCTTATTGGCTTCTTCACGGAAGTCTGCGCGATCGATAAAGATCTCACGGGTAAATGGCAGCTCACGCGTGCCCATTTCCGCTTTGTTCGGATGCACTGGCGCTTGCAGCACTTCCAGATGACCTTCTGGCAAGTTCTCAATCACCACGCGAACCGGATCCAGAACCGCCATCGCACGCGGCGCGTTCTCGTTCAGATCTTCACGGATACAAGCTTCCAGCGCCGACATCTCCACCAAGTTATCCTGCTTGGTCACACCGATACGACGGCAGAACTCACGGATAGACTCTGGAGTATAACCACGACGACGCAGGCCGGAGATAGTCGGCATACGTGGATCGTCCCAACCGCTCACCACTTGCTCGGTCACCAACTGGTTCAGCTTACGCTTAGACATGATGGCGTATTCGAGATTCAGACGAGAGAACTCGTACTGACGTGGATGGCAAGGAATAGTGATGTTATCCAGTACCCAGTCGTACAGACGACGGTTATCTTGGAACTCCAGCGTACAGATGGAATGGGTGATCCCTTCCAGCGCATCGGAAATGCAGTGGGTGAAGTCGTACATCGGGTAGATGCACCACTTGTTGCCGGTCTGATGGTGCTCAGCAAACTTGATACGGTAGATAACCGGATCGCGCATCACGATGAACGGAGAGGCCATGTCGATTTTGGCACGCAGACACGCGCTACCTTCGGCAAACTCACCGTTTTTCATCTTCTCGAACAGCGCCAAGTTCTCTTCTACGCTGCGATCACGATACGGGCTGTTTTTACCCGGCTCAGTCAGGGTGCCGCGGTATTCGCGCATTTGCTCAGCAGTCAGCTCATCCACATACGCCAGACCTTTTTGGATCAGCTCAATCGCATACTGATGCAGCTGATCAAAATAGTCGGATGAATAGCAGATATCCCCACTCCACTCAAAACCCAGCCATTTCACGTCGTTCTGGATAGATTCCACGAACTCCATGTCTTCTTTTGCCGGGTTAGTATCATCAAAGCGCAGGTTGCACTGACCCTGATAATCCTTGGCAATGCCGAAGTTCAGGCAGATAGATTTGGCATGACCGATATGCAGATAGCCATTTGGCTCCGGCGGAAAACGGGTATGCACGCTGGTATGTTTACCGGACGCCAGATCTTCATCGATGATCTGACGGATAAAGTTAGTCGGGCGGGCTTCAGCCTCACTCATTTTTTTACCCTCACTCGCGGTGATGCAACAACATAACCTAGTATCATCCACAATACCTGTGCTGCAAACAACTGTTGCAGACACAATACTGCACAAAAACCGAAAAAAAACCCGCCATTAGGCGGGTTGAACCGAGCACAACATGCACAAAGTGTGTGAAGACGGCGTTCGCCGCCAAAATCCTCCCGTGGCAAGCGTCGGGGAGGCAATCATGTCCCGTTTAGGAAGTTGGCCAATACCGCTTCCCTTACCGGCGGCCAACCGGTAAGGAAATTTACCGAGGGATAAACCTCAACGCTTATTTAACGCTCTCTACACGGCTAGCACGCTTGCCATCTGGGCTGACAGTACGAACTTGTACTTCACCAGTGACAGTCGGCTTCGCTGCGGCGTCGTAACGCTGCCACGTTTTACCGTTGTCGGCAGAGTATTCAACCGCCAGACCCGGCAACGCGGTGTTTACTTCCAACACGCCTGCTGTCACTACCGCACCCGGTACCGGCAGACGGTACTGCACACCGGCAGCATCCAGCTTCGCCAGCTCACGCTGACCCAACAGGTTGGCAAAACGCGCCCAATCACGGTTCAGCGCTTTGCTGTTCACGTAATGGGTTTCACCGCCTTTGAACTCACGACCCGCCACGTAATCCAGCTCCCAATCCGCTTGGTGCCAAGCACGCTCAGCCAGTGGCAGCATACGTGGGAAGATCATGTATTCCATGCCAGGGTCGGTACGGATACTTTCACTCCAGAACTGACCTTGTACGCCTGTCGCGCCGCCCCACTTCTTATCGCTCTTCGCGTTAAAGTGGTTGCCGTCACGGTCTACTGAGGTTTCCGCGTTTTGTGGCAAGTTGTCTGGCGCGAAACCGAACACTTTACGCTCATCGCTGAAACGGGTTGCCCAGTAATAACCGCTCTCTTTCGGGTTCACTTCGTATGGCATATCGAAGTACACGTAATCTGGGTTAGAGACCACCAGCTCATAGCCTTTGTTCACCCAATCATTGGCTGAATCAAAGCCGCCCCAGTACAGGGTATCCCAGAAGTTCACACCGGTTTTCTTAGTTGCAAAGTCAGATGCGCCGCTGGCATCTTTCAGGCCATCTTGCCACGCCATCATGGTAGTGATGCCATGCTTGTTCACCAACTGGCTGACTTCTTTCGCAAACTGACTTGGCAGGTGTTCAAAATCAGAAACCTTGCCGCTTTCGACCATCTTCTGACATACCGGAGACTTGGCCCACGGCTTATCTTCTTTGCTCTGGTCGATCGTGCCACGCCAATCTACTTTCTCGGCCGCGTTCACATCTTGGAAGCCTCCGCCCAAGCGAATGTTCTTCGCTTCGTCACCACCAAAGTGCCAAGTTTGCAGCGGCATACCGGCTTCTTTGTGCATCGCCGCCACTTCACCGATCACCTTATCGACGAACGCTTGAGACGATTCCAAGCACGGGTTTAGGTAGCTAGTGCGGTTATAGAACTGTACAGACAGCGTGTTAGAGGTATCTTGCGGATCCAGCAGACGATACTGGTTCGCTTCGGCCTCTTTGCCTTCCGCCATCAGTTTCTTGTAGCGCGCTTCCATCGATACGACCGCCGCACGCGCGTGCGCTGGCATATCCAGCTCTGGGATCACCTCGATGTTACGCGCCTTGGCGTACTTCAGGATATCCACATAATCTTGCTTGCTGTAGAAGCCACTACCTTGGTTGTTGCTGTCAGGACCTGAGCCCAACTGAGGCAGCAGACACTGAGTTTCGCTCAAATCATGGCAACGCTGGCTGCCCACGTCGGTCAGCTCAGGCAGACCAGGGATCTCCAAACGCCAGCCTTCATCATCACTCAGGTGGAAGTGGAATTTGTTCAGCTTGTACGCTGCCATTTGATCCAGCAGACGCAGAATGCTTTCTTTGTTGTGGAAGTTACGGCCAACATCGGCATGCATACCACGGTGTTCAAAGCGAGGCATATCCTTCACAGTCACGGTGGCGATGGTTTTGCTGCCATCCATCGGGATCAGTGAAATCAGAGACTGCAAGCCATAGAACGCACCCGCGGCGTCATTACCCACAATCTGCGCGCCTTGTGGTGTCACTTTCAGGGTATAGGCCCCTTCGGTCTGCCACTTACCTTTAAACGCCGCCTTGTTGATTTTCACGTCTACCGGATAAGCATCCGCTGCGCTAGAGGTTGTCACCCCTAACTGCGTCAAACGCTCGCTAACTGCGTCCAGTGTGGTTTTCGGCAGTGCCAATGTTTGGATATTGATACCGTTTGCCAAGCTGGCATCGGCTTTACCCACAGTGACTTCCACTGGGGTTGGCAGGATCTGACCACGCAGCTGCTGCGCTGGCAGAACCGGCACATCTTGGTTCTTAGCGTAACGGGTTTGCGCATTCATCAGCACGTTTTTGTCACCACTGGTACGCTTCCAGTTATCACCGGTGATTGGAGCCGAAAACTCGCTCACGTTTTCAGTGTCAGTATTGCTGATGACTTTTGGCTTAGCATCACCGGCGGTGACATACCAACGTGGCATGAAGTCAGTTTCAAACAGCTGCCAGTACTCGCCAATGATAGGAATTTCAACCACTTCACCGGATTGGAAACCATCAAACTTGTCAGTTGGCTCCAGTTTATGCAGGTCACCGGTTACGTGAGAGATCTTGAATTGTTCATTTTCCACCGCCAGGATTTGGCGGATGCTGTGGAAATAGATGGTCCATGCTTTACCGCTGATTTCACCGCCATTGTTGGTCAGTGTAATCGTGGCCTTGTTACACGCCGCCCACTCGGCACCCAGCGCGCCACAGTTGACACCGTTTTCGCCACCGTGGTTATCCAGTACTGCGTACTGCACATTCAACTGGCTACCCATACGGTTAACCAGAGTCTGGTTGCTGTCGCCGCTACCGGCACAACCGGTCAACGCCATCGTGGTCGCGATAGCAATGGCAGATAATCTCAACATAAAACCCCCTAAAACACTCCAAGAGCCTGAAAAAAGATGTGATCAGGCCGTCAAACCCGGCCCCAAAGGGACCGGGAAATCACAACTAAACAAAGATAGAGATAAAACGGATTACGCTTTTACGGTAGGAATGCTGATGTTGCTCAGATCTTCAGTCGCAGGGATGCGCTTCATTTCTGTTGCGATGATTTCAGCTTGTGGGCCCAGAATAATCTGCAGATTGTTCTCACCCAGCTTCACCACACCTTTCGCGCCCAGCGCTTTCAGTACACGCTCATCAGCGATGCTGCGGTCTTTCATGGTCAGACGCAGACGAGTGATACAAGCATCGATAGTGGTCAGGTTGGCATGGCCGCCCAGCGCTTTCAGATACTTTTTCGCCAGCTCTTGGTTGTCAGTGCTGTGCACAGTTTCAACCAGCTCTTCGTCTTCGTCATCTTCACGGCCTGGAGTTTTCAGGTTGAACTTAACGATAGCGAAGCGGAACACGAAGTAGTACACCGCGGAGAAGGCAAAGCCTTGCAGAACCAGCATGTACCACTGAGTAGCCAGCGGGTTACGTGAAGACAGCACCATATCCACCAGACCCGCACTGAAGCCAAAGCCTGCAATCCAATGCATGGAAGCGGCGATGAATACAGAGATACCGGTCAACAGCGCGTGGATCACATACAGAACCGGCGCTACGAACATGAAGGAGAATTCCAGCGGCTCAGTTACACCGGTGAAAAACGCAGCGAACGCAGCAGCCAGCATGATAGACGCAACTTTCTCGCGGTTTTCACGCTTAGCAGTGTGGTAAATCGCCAATGCAGCGCCCGGCAGACCGAACATCATGATTGGGAAGAAACCAGCCTGGTACATACCAGTCACACCCAGCACCGCTTTACCAGCGTCGATAGATGCCTGACCGCCCAAGAAGTTAGGGATGTCGTTAATACCGGCAACGTCGAACCAGAACACGGAGTTCAGTGCGTGGTGCAGACCAACCGGGATCAGCAGACGGTTGAAGAATGCATAGATACCCGCGCCTACAGCGCCCATACCCTGGATGCCTTCACCGAAGCTTACCAGACCGTTATAAATCACCGGCCATACGTACATCAGTACGAAGGCAACAGCAATCATCAGGAAAGAAGTCAGGATTGGAACCAGACGACGGCCGCTGAAGAATGCCAGCGCTTTGTGCAGTTCTACAGTGCTATAGCGGTTATACAGCTCAGCAGAGATGATACCGACCAGAATGCCGATAAACTGGTTGTTAATCTTACCGAACGCAGCCGGTACCTGATCCATTGGGATACCCTGGATCTGGGAAACTGCCCCCGGAGACAGCAGCGTGGTCAGGACTAAGTAGCCCACGAAACCGGTCAGTGCCGCAGCACCGTCTTTATCTTTTGACATACCGTAAGCAACACCGACCGCAAACAGTACGGACATGTTGTCGATAATTGCCGCGCCAGACTTGATAAAGAACGCCGCTAGTGCGCTGTTACCACCCCAAGCTACCGGGTCAATCCAGTAACCGACCCCCATCAAAATTGCAGCAGCAGGCAAAGTGGCAACTGGTACCATCAATGCACGGCCGACTCTCTGTAAGTATCCTAGAATATTCACGTTGGTATCCCCTATTTCGGTTTCCAAACCTAATTATTTCTGCCTTCCAGCTCTCTACCCGTCGCTACTCAGTTTTGGTTATGAAACGAGTCACACAAGCAAAACTGAATGTTTCCACACACCTTTTATTTGGTATGACCGAGTGTAAGAGTTTTATTTTGCCTCGCAAATTAAAACCACCTTGTTTGTGATCACAATCACCGCAATGGGGTAATAAACAGGCAATTTGCTAGCCAGATCATAAAACTTATTTTATCATCCAAAACATGCTCAGGTTTGCGATAAGCTCACTCACAACACGGTTTTACTCAATTCAGGTTAGTTTAAGAGGTGTACAATGCGCTTAATTCCGCTATCAACAGCCAAGGACGTTGGATTATGGTCAGCCCGTTACATTGCCGACCGCATTAATGCCTTTAAACCCACAGCTGAGCGTCCGTTCGTATTAGGTTTACCGACCGGTGGTACACCGCTGGCAACCTATAAGCGCTTGATCGAGCTGCATAAAGCCGGTGAAGTGAGCTTTGCTAATGTCGTAACCTTCAACATGGATGAATACGTTGGTTTACCGGAAGATCATCCGGAAAGCTACCATTCTTTCATGCATCGCAATTTCTTCGACCACGTTGATATTAAACCAGAAAATATTAACCTGCTCGACGGTAATGCTGCAGATGTTCATGCTGAATGCCGCCGTTACGAAGAGAAAATTAAGTCCTACGGTAAAATCAATCTGTTTATGGGCGGTGTTGGCAACGATGGCCACATTGCCTTTAACGAACCGGCGTCTTCTCTGGCTTCACGTACACGGATCAAGACCCTGACCGAAGATACCCGTATCGCCAACTCCCGTTTCTTTAACGGCGACATGACCCAGGTACCTAAGTACTCCCTGACTGTCGGTGTCGGCACTTTGCTGGACTCCGAAGAGATCATGATCCTAGTTACCGGCCATGCCAAAGCGCTGGCGCTGCAGGCTGCCGTTGAAGGCTGCGTCAACCACCTGTGGACGATTTCCGCTCTGCAACTGCATCCGAAGTCCATGATCGTCTGTGACGAGCCTTCAACCATGGAGCTGAAAGTCAAAACGGTTAAATACTTCCGTGAGCTTGAAGCGGCCAACATCAACAATATTTAAGAAGGTCATCTATGAAATATGCCCTGACAAATTGCCGTGTTTACTCCGGCTATGACATTCTGGATAACCATGCGGTTATCATTAACGGTGACGTCATCGAGTCAGTCTGCCCGTTGAGCGAACTGCCGGCGGGGATCGCAATCGTCGATCTGGATGGCGCCAACGTCAGCCCGGGTTTCATTGATGTCCAGCTGAACGGCTGTGGCGGCGTGATGCTGAACGATGCCGTGACCGAAGAAACCTTGCATATCATGCAGCGCGCCAACCTGAAATCCGGTTGCACCAGCTATCTGCCAACCTTGATCACCACCAGCGATAGCGAAATGAAAACCGCCATCGCCGTGATGGAAAGCTATCTGCAAGCGCACAAAAACCAAGCGCTGGGTCTGCACCTGGAAGGGCCATACCTGAATATCCTGAAAAAAGGGATTCACAGCCCAGACTTCATTCGCCCAGCGGATGAAGCAATGGTGGACTATATCTGCGAGCACGCCGATGCCGTGACCAAAGTCACCTTGGCACCAGAACTGGCACCCGCTAGCCTGATTGGTAAGCTGGTCGACTCCGGTATTGTGGTTTCCGGTGGCCACACCAACGCCAGCTACGCCGAAGCCCGCGCAGGCTTTACTGCCGGCGTGAGTTTCACCACCCACCTGTTCAACGCCATGCCGCCAATCACTGGCCGTGAGCCGGGTATGGTTGGCGCGATTTTGGACACTCCAGATGTGTACACCGGCATTATTGCTGACGGTTTCCACGTTTCTTGGTCCAACATCCGTCTGGCGCACAAAATGAAAGGCGAGAAACTGGTTCTCGTGACGGACGCCACAGCTCCAGCAGGCGCTAACATTGACCACTTCATTTTCGTCGGTAAAAAAGTATATTACCGTGATGGGAAGTGTGTAGATGAAAACGGCACTCTGGGCGGCTCCGCACTGACCATGATCGAAGCAGTACAAAACTGCGTCGAGCACATCGGCATCGCACTGGATGAA harbors:
- the nagA gene encoding N-acetylglucosamine-6-phosphate deacetylase → MKYALTNCRVYSGYDILDNHAVIINGDVIESVCPLSELPAGIAIVDLDGANVSPGFIDVQLNGCGGVMLNDAVTEETLHIMQRANLKSGCTSYLPTLITTSDSEMKTAIAVMESYLQAHKNQALGLHLEGPYLNILKKGIHSPDFIRPADEAMVDYICEHADAVTKVTLAPELAPASLIGKLVDSGIVVSGGHTNASYAEARAGFTAGVSFTTHLFNAMPPITGREPGMVGAILDTPDVYTGIIADGFHVSWSNIRLAHKMKGEKLVLVTDATAPAGANIDHFIFVGKKVYYRDGKCVDENGTLGGSALTMIEAVQNCVEHIGIALDEALRMATLYPARAINVADRLGQIKAGKVANITVFDRDFTVKATIVNGQLERH